Part of the Ochotona princeps isolate mOchPri1 chromosome 15, mOchPri1.hap1, whole genome shotgun sequence genome, AGGGACTGACTCCACCCCTAACAATCCTGGCCCTCCTGGAAACAGCCCCCAAAGGTAACGGGAATGGCTGACTTCTGCAGGAGCTCATGTGACTTGTTTCCATGGCCAAATCCTGGACTAGGCAGAGATCCCAGAAAACCAGCTTAACTTTATATCTGTTTCACTCAAGAAATCCCAATGTAAGACAAGCAACTAAGTGAGCTGACTCCGCAGTGAAGGAGTGTAAACTGGGAAGCCAGGCACACAGTGGGGCCTCACCAGCAGCCGTAGCTGACTGCCCGCCTGTCTCGGAGTAACGTCTATActttcacaatggccaggccacACGGCCTGCACTCCACCGCTCACTCAGAGCCTTCTGCCTCCCTACCCGGCCCACACGGGACACAACTCCTTCCCTCCTGTCCCACAGCACCCTGAGTGCACTCGGGTCCCAACACTGGCCACTCTCTGCTAGAGCCCAGGCTCACTGAGCTGCCCAGCACTcctcccgcctcctggcaccTCCATCAGCCTCCCTTCCACCCTGCACCACACGATGCCCCCATTCACTGACCGGTTGGCGCTGTCATCCAGCGTGCGCTCAAACCACTGCACGGAGGCCGTCTGCAGCGGGTCCATCACAAGGGTCATCAGGTGCcgggcaaggctgcagcaacgCTCTGACCGCATGGGGTTCCGTTTGTACGGCATCGCGCTGGAGCCTGCCCACGGAGAGGACGGGGAGCATGGGACGCACGGGCAGAGAACAGGCTGCAATGGGCACACGGGCATGCATGCTGCCAGGTGAACGGTCAGCACCACCCGCAGCCGCTCCAGGCCACACTCACCAATCTGTTGCTTCTCAAAGGGCTCTTCCATTTCCTTGAGGTTTGCCAGGAGACGTATGTCGGTGCAAATCTGGGGGAAACAGGGAACGGGCATCATCCCATGTTCCAGGCGGGTAGATGGGTCAGGGACAAGGCCCCAGCTACAGATGGAGACAGCTCTTCCTCAGGCACAcagccactgggccatcctcccgAGGGGCGCCCAGCAaggggccagcccagccctgtgtgcTCCTGAAGAGCTGGGGTGACAGGTTCCAAAGACACGGAAGTGCTCGTGAGACTCCGCAAAGGTGTCACGGGAAGGCAGCAGCGAGAAGGACATGTGCCTGACAGAGGGGCTACCTTGCAATCCCTGGGGTAGCTTCAAAGAGAATGTCTAAACACATCTTAATGTAAGGGCTCCATGTCCAAACCCCAGATTATGGGAAAAAACATGCAGTTACCCCTtgagacacacaaacacaaaagccAAGACGGAAGGAGAGTGCCTGTGGCGCTGCCAGCTCCGCCCCTCACCTTGTGCACTGAGGCCCCCAAGCTAGCCAGCACGGACAGCACCTCGATGTCCACTTTGCGTGTGTAAGTCTGACCGGTGATGATGAAAGCCCTGAAAACACCCAGGAAAGGGGACTTGGGGAAAGCCATGACAAAACTCGGCTGTCACAAACACTGCTGATCCTCGCTCTTCCTGGTATGGTGAGGTCATAGTAGGCATGGAGGCTCTTAGAACAACCACCTGCCTCTGCCCGTGCCTTTGCCTTGTGCTAGGGGACAAGGCCTGCTCCAAAAAGGAAAGGCCACAGCCcagtggaacagcctggaaggGGTTCTGGGGAAGCCTGGGGGTCCTCCACGGAATGCCGCAGGCAGGAGTCCAATAAAGCAACAAAAATAGTTtcctttgggcccggcgccgtttcctagcagctaaagccctcaccttgagtgcaccaggatcccatatgagtgccagttctaatcctggcggccccgcttcccatccagctccctgcttgtggcctgggaaagtaatcaaggacggcccaaagccttgggaccctgcgcctgcatgggagacccagcagaggcttctgcctcctggcttcagatcggctcagttctggctgatgaggccacttggggagtgaatcaacagatggaagatcttcctgtctgtctccccctctctgtatatctgactttccaataaaaataaatatatccccccctcaaaaaaagtttccatttttcttaCTAATTGAGAACTTGGAACTGAGAGGAAACGGGCAGAAGCTTGATGAAGAAAATGCCCAAAAGTCAGGTTCAAACCTGGAGGTTGAATGAATACAGATGCGTGAGCACCGCAGGAGGGAGGCCACGCGTGGCCAGCCACCTACCTCTTAAAGCCCGCCTTCTCAGTCACCATCCggtccagctgttccaccttGGAGAgaaaggacatattccaggacAACACACCCCAAGCTGCGTTCCTATCCGGACCTCAGCCCCTGCTGACCTCTGTCCAAAAACCCCACACCCCACCTCCAAGTGAGCACCTGCCACAGTCCCGGGGATCAGCCTGGGTCTTAGGGTCCCCCTGGGGAGTTTCATGGCATGATACCTTCTGGTGATCCCCCTCAAAGAgctgcaggaagctggcctgCGTGCCGGTCGTACCCTTCACCCCGCGGAAGCGCAGGTCCTCTCGGACGCGGCTCAGATTCTGCAGATCCATGCAGAGGTCTTGGATCCAAAGACAGCAGCGTTTTCCAACCGTCGTCAGCTGGGCGGGCCTAGAACAGCCCAGAGAGAACACAGGGTGGTCTCAAACCGCAACCTCACTGCGAAAagcccactgcttttcccaacagCCATTGCTACCCCTTGGAGGGGCAACAACCAGAGAAACAAGACAAGAGAtaagaaattctaaaaaataaCAGTTAAGAGGAGTAAATATCATTTATAATCATCCAAGGATTATAAAAACCAAAGGCTACTGGAGTGGTTTAAGGACCAGTACTGTGGCAAACCAGCTAAAACCACTCACTGTAGAGTCGGGATCCCAGAAGGGCACCGCtctgaatcttggctgctctacttttgacctAGCCCCGTGGCTTACGCACCCGAGAAAATAGTGGAAGTtggctcaactgcttgagcccctggctttggcctgtccagcagatgaaaaatctctttcccCCGTCCCCACTCCACAacgctgccttttttttttaaaagatttattttgtttttattgcaaagttagatatatatatataaaggaggcGAGAAAAAAAGAacgatattctgtctgatgattcacttcccaggtgaccgcaatggccggtgctgcaacagctgacctgaagccaggagccaggagctcttccgggtctcccacgcaggtgcagggtcccaaggttttggaccgtccttgactgctttcccaggccacaggcagggaactggatggcaagtagagctgctgggattagaaccagaggccatatgggatcccggtgtgttcaaggtgaggacttaagctgctaggaaacggtgccgggcccaactctgccttttaaataaataaatctttaaaaaaaattcatgaaagggcctggcacagtagcctagcagctaaagtccttaccttgcacatgctgggatgccatgtgggcactggttctaatcccggaggccccgcctcccatccagcttcctgtttgtggcctgggaaagcagtcaaggacggcccaaagccttgggaccctgcatctacttgggagacccagaaaaggctccgggaccctggctttggatcagctcagctctggctgttgcagccacttggggagtgaaccatcagacggaagatcttcctctctgtatatgtgcctttccaataaaaatcaatcttttaaaaaaaattcatgaaaaatgcaattaaaagatgagtttatttttacaaaaagaagcTATTCAACATAGGGGCAGGAATGACTCTAGTTTGTTCAACCTATCTTCAGCCGTTGGCAAGAAATATTAAGTAAGCTTCCCCTCCAACAGAGCTTACACTGCagtataaacaacaacaaaacacaacatAAGCGTTGTGACATCCCAAGCTACAAGAGTGAGACAAGGATAAGAGGCCTGGAGAGGGCTTCCTCGGCTTGGCAGCAGGGGGAGGCTTCTATGCCGAGGCCAGCTCTAACAAAGAGCTGTCCTGCCACGGACAGCCCTAAACCCCACGGCACCAAAGTAGCCCAGTGTACCAGTAAATGGCTTTGTTCAGTCTGAAGTCCAAATTAAGCCACGAGGTCTGTTTCTGAGCATAAACCCTAACTATGAACAAGAACATACAAGTTCTGATGGGCAACTTAGCCCATCCCAAGTAGCGTGTCTCCGCGTGGCTAACAGCATGGACAGTTCATAACATGAAGGCACACCACTAAAAATGCCCAAGCTTGGCACTCCACAAGCTATACAGCACACCTCATTAACCTCCTGGAAGGGATCCCAGACGAGAGTCAAGCAACAAATCCCGCAGCCGGCCCGGTTCCCAGCAGCATTACTCCAAGCAGTTCCAAGCGCCTCTCAGTGATCCTCCTCACCAGGGGATGCACACACACTGGGACGCTCTTCAGTCATGGCCaggagtgaagctccgacacgcACCACCACATGGACAAGGTCCGAGCCTGAAGTGGGGGCTGACTAGTGCATGACCAGCtcacatatgggctcctggttGGTATAAAAGCGCAGGtgtgtgctggggtccgtgcagtgggtgtggagggcACGAAAGTGTGAGGAGAGCCGTTCCCCAGCTGGCAAGGCCACGAGGAGTTCCCTGCTGCAAGACAAGGCCTGGTGATGTCTCTGCAAGCACCTCAAGGCAGTTCCATCCCGCACGGACACCCAGCCACCCTGCTGAGAAATCTGTAATCTACTTAAGTTTtcactatcaatgtgagcttggaagttgatgttgctggcCTTTTATAATTCATGCTGTCTCGACTGCCCCCACTGACTATCCTTGATCTGCGgtctctccttctgtgatgcgtttcctcccttaactgaccCAAGATTTAActgtaggaatgtgttactgattgatatgagCCATTtactgagaacttcctgaccacagggtcaggatggataataccctgctttaaggtgaagcagaattatccttggaaacatccCTTGACCAGGAGGTAAAATCTGTGCCAGTTTGCGaatgcttctgtataaataaaggcaACAGCTTTTTCGCATgctccattatgatcatgaaattgtagtggtccatcttttctttttttttttttaaagatttattcatttttattggaaagtcagatataccaagaggaagatcttctgtctgatgattcactccctaagcggccgcaatggctggaactgagccaatctgaagccaggagctaggagcttcttccaggtctcccacgtgggtgcaggatccaaaggctttgggccatcttcgacttctttcccaggccacaagcagggaactggatggcaagtagagctgctgggattagaaccagtgcccatatgggatcccgggtgtgcaaggtgaggactttaaccactacgctatcacttAGGGCcccatcttttctttttacacctactccacacacccttctagAGCTCTGAACTCCAGCCGGAACTCTGGACTCCAGCAAGTGTGACTGTCCCTTGACTGGTCAACTGAAGGGCCCACTTGGCGACGGCAAAGTTCTAGCGGTAAACTGCTGCTGGCCAATGCCTGTGGGTTTCTGTGAAGCTCTCGGAATACAGGCTACACAGCAAGGTAGCCTagagcctaaagtccttgccttgtatgcgccgggatcccatacggatgctggtttgtgtcccggccacCCCGCTGCccaattcctgcttgtggcctaggaaagcagtcaaggacagcacaaaaccttgagaccctgcacccataagaagttcccagctcctggcttcggatcagctcagctccagccattgcggccacctgagtagtgaaccagcagatgaaggatctttctctatctcctgactttctaataataataataagaagaagaagaagaagaatatattcccaaaatattatctaattaaaaggcagagttagagagagagagagagatcttccatttgatggtttgtttgccaaatggctacaatggctgaagctgggccggggggcaaagctaggagcctggacaccatctgggactcccacatgggatccaagtccttgggctatcttccagtgttctcccaggccaatagcaaggtgctggatgggaagagcagctgggacttgaatcagtgccttcATGGAATGTCAGCATcatggtggcagcttaacccactgcacaacatCGGCTTCTGATGGCATACTTTGATAAAATCTCGGTGCAATTTTTAACTTATCCATTAAGAAAGacgggaaggaaggaaaaaagaaggaagaagaaaaggaaggaaggaaggaggccccaaggccagagctgggctgatgtgaagccaggagcagcttctgtgtaccccacacgggtgcaaggtcccaagggcttgggccattttctgctgctcccaggaacattagcaggaagcaagattggaagtggagcactaggacttgaactggcacccatacttgATCCTGGCACCAGACAGCAACTTtactgctataccacagtgctgggtcCTATGAGCCATCTTCTCAAAACACTGCCTAAGTACATTTTCGTGTTATTTATTAAGTTTTATGAACATCATCTTAATGGTTACCTATTTTTCCAGCCAGTGAATTTCCTAGACCTAATTTAAGTACTGTCACATTATCAGACATTTGAACTGTCTTCAGCAGTCACCATCAGAAACACTACGCTAACACAGACTGTGCAGCAGGTTGCTCCTATAACTTAGATTCTTCCTTGGGTTAGATCCTGCAGAAGAGAATTACAAAGTCAAGCTGCAGGAATATCACTGACGCTCCGGACGCACACGACACCCACGTAAACTGCTGGCCTCTCACCAGCTTATTCCAAGTGACCAACCTACACCATGCTGACAATCTTCAGCTCAAGTTTACCAAGCAAGGGAGTACTTCCAGGTCACAGATACAAAACCAAGTCCAGCCCCCGAGGAGGCATTTCTGACTTACTGGAAATGTGTGAAGCCTAAGGTGGGGAGATCAGCTCGTTCCTTGGCGAAGTCAGCAAGCCGAGAGACCACTCTGGCAAGCTGCAAGAAAgaccacggggggggggggggaagggtcAGATTTAGGTTTGAGCTCATTATGTCACTGGAGACTGAAAGATTTTCTGTAAAAGTAGCTTCCTAAAGCTCTGGGCAGGAAGCTGCCAGCTCTGTCTTGGCTATGTGTGGCCGCACCTGGCAGCGTTCTCGGCACCCACTGACAGCGGAGCTGTCTGAGCCCTCACGGACAGCTAAGGGCAGAGCAAACAGGACAGAGCCAGAATCCTGGCCACCAGAGTCCAGCAGCAGGTCTCGGACTGCCCTTCCTTCCTGCAGAAGACTCTGCTTTCTGCTCACAGTGCTCTGACCAGTTAATCCTAGAGATGAGAGAATGACAACCCAGGCACATCTACACTGCTGTTGCCACACCTGGCATCCAGCTCTGCCCCGCGAGCTGGTGGGAAACCGACACCTTCTTACCTTTGGCAAGAGCAGATCCAATGCATGTCTGAGAATCATCAGGTCCTGAAAAGGAAAGACAACGGGCTCAATGCTCAAGCAGAACTCCTACCTAACACTTTGCGGCCAGCACAGCCAGGGTTGTCAGCTGGCAGCCGACCTCAGCACTGGGAACCCACCATTAGCAACCAGGAGATGACCACATGAGTTCTTTTCTGTATACTGTTTTAAAACGCACCAACTCAAAGAGCCATACCACTGGCATCGGCAAGAACCAAAACTTTGACATTCGCTAGCTGAACGTACTTGCTATCTGCAGTGAGCGGAAAATGTGCAAGTCCACAGGCGTCTGTTTTCCTGGAGCGCCTGCCTCTCTGAGCAGCTCCCAGTCGGCCCATTCCCTGCTGTCCTCCCCCCTGCTACTCTACAGCTGCTGAACGAGACAGGCAGCCCCAGAACCCCACGGCAACTCCGGCCATGTTCGCTCGGGACCGCGGCAGCTGAGCCCGGCTGTGCTCTGGCTACTTGTCACCAGGATTGTCCAAGCCAGAGGATGTTCTTCTCCCATTATCTGACTCTCCAAACACACGCTCCCTTGGGTACCTTAAATTATGTGCTATTTTAGACTTCAAAAGCACTTAGAGTGATGTTAAAAATGACTGACTGTCTTCGTGAACTGGAGGGTGACTGGGACCGACCACTGTGACATCCATAAAATCCTAGTGTAACTGTCGCCGGCCGGGAGCTGTCTTGCTGGAGTCCTGGGCCAATTTGTCAACCTCGCTCCCAAGTCTGTTCACTTACACAAACAGGGATCAGCAGAGTAAGCCCGAGATGACTGCTTGTCCCTATTCCAAACCTAAGAAATCTGTTCAACAGGTAAACCCACACAGACAGCATGCTGCTGACTGCCGTCAGAGACCTGCTCGGGGTGAAGGGTGCATCTGGGAACTGGAATGTGCTGACGGGAGAACAGCTGCACATTTACTAAACTCCCCAAACGTGAACACCTCAAACGGGTAGACTTCACTGAGCAAAACACTCACTAAAGTTTCCAAAGGCTCAGGAAGTTGCCGACCAGCTAGTCACCTCTCAGGGAAGTAAGTGTTGTTTCTCCATGCTGACATGCTAAGACAGGTTTGCTCACTTCCCCTCATCAACCACAATGTAATTCCTTCTCAAACAAAAATCACCTATTTTGGAAAGACAAGCTTTCTAGAACATTAtccaggccaccacactggaaGGCCCCGGCTTAGGCCCAGGGCATGGTGACCTTACTTGATGGAGAGAACTAGGTGTGTAGAGTTGGACagcaaaaaaatttcaaacaaaaaactTTCAGCAACCACATGCCTAGTATTAAAACttgatgtaggaaaaaaaaagcttgatgGAGGGCCCGGAGCAGTAGGCTAGCAGTacaagtccccaccttgaacacgccaggatcccatacagaagCCTGTTTGTGTACTggccaccctgtttcccatccagctccctgcttgtggcctgggaaagtagtcgaggacggccccaaagccttgggaccctgcacccgtgtgggaaaccaggaggaggctcctggcttcacctcagctcagttctgacagttgtggccacttggggaatgaatcaacggatgcaagatcttcctgtctgtctccccctctctgtatatctgactttccaattaaaaaaaaataactaaatcttaaaaaacttcaTGGAGCTCTGTTGTGAAACTggacaaaagcaaagcaaattgCTAAGTGTGTGATGCAGGAGCCAGTGCCTGTGCACAAGCGTAAGTGCCTGCCCACCGTATTGTCGCCCACGTAACAGGAGGTGGCGCCCAGGTGAATGATGCCAGCTGCTTTCGGACAGCAGTGGCCAAACGTGTGCACGTGAGCCATGACGTCGTGGCGTAAGCGCTTCTCTTCCTCGGCTGCCATCTTAAAGTCGATGTTGTCCAGGTTCGACTTCATCTCCTGGATCTGTTCATCTGAGATGGGCAAACCCAACGCCTACAGGacgaagaaagaaaattaaacccAGAACAATCCCTGGGCATCAGTTATTTGAAGTGACACCAAGAACCATGCGTTCAAGTGAGCATATACTCCCGGCCTCCCAATCCTCCAATGGAAGCAGCGAGCAAGCTCCGAGTCCACAGTTCAGGGAGGAAGCTTCTAAGACAACAAGGAAAAACTACATACTCTGAGTAAACTGCAAGACATCAGACAGCAACAGACTCCTGCCTCTGTGCCCCCCACACCTGGCTCACTGCCTCACCCATTCCGGGATCTGATGCCCGCCCTTCGGCCAGCTCTCCCCTGCCTCCACTGGTCAGTCCAGTTAGTGCTGACTCCTTAGGGCCAGGCGTGTTGTACACTAGACGTAGAGATAGTTGCTCAGAGAAATCAAAAGGAACAATTCCTTACGAGTTGTTCTGCCAACAAATGATGCAACTGAAAGAAATGATGGAAGGGACTGGGGAGAAGGAAACCCACCAGCGCCTCACCCTCCTCCAGCCGAAACCAGCTGGTTGGTCACAGGCAGCTCAGAGTCAGGCGAAACTGTGGCGAAACCATGTCCTACTGCACTCAAAACTCACAAAGCGGGCCTCCGGGCAACATCCTGCAGCTTAGAACTGTCCCAggtccggcgtggtagcctagcagtgaaagtcctcgccttgcacgcgctgcgatcccatatgggcaccagtttgtgtcccaggccctgcttcccatccagctccctgcttgtggcctaggaaagcagctaaggtcagcccaaagccttgggaccccatgtgcacgtgggaaatctggaagaagctcctgactccggcttcagtggctcagctccagctgtcccagctacttggggaatgacactggacagaagatcttgctctctgcctctcctcctctctgtatatcttactttccaataaaaataaataaatcttgggggggaaaaaaagaagaacccCACTGTCCCACAAGAGACAGATTGTCCCATTGTTGCCAGAATGGGGCAGCCACACCCACACCCTAGATCCGAGTGTCTGCACTGGAATCTCACCCTCCACTCCCAGTTCGGGAGTCCTGCTAACCCGTACCCTGGGAGTGCtcaaagcacttgggtccctgtcgcccacgtgggaggccctgaGGGCAGTTCTGGCCtgtggttcagccctggctgctgcaggcacttggagagtgaaccagcaaattagagatctgtttctttcttacaaattagtaatttttttaaataaatcaatggatTCCCTGAACCATCAAcctgagcagcagagccccttggGCCCTCTCTGGTTGGGAGACCCTAAGCCTCAGGGCTCAACTGCAAAGCAGCAGTAACAGGGCAGCTGTACCGCTAGCTTCCTCCAAGCTACCCCACTCTCTACATTCCCTGAAACTTCATGAAATGCTGCcaaaagccaggggctgggccaggctaaagccacgCATCACTGGGTCAGCTTCCCATGACAGTGGGGCgtagctgctgcctcccgggtcATCAAATTAATAAGAGGCTCCATTAGCAGCACGGGCAGTACCTGACCCCAGACCTCCAGGCATCCCCAAGCggagccagatttacagagtagaagatcttccatctgctggttcactctgcaagtggcctcaacagccagacctgagctgatccgaagccaggagctaggagcttcttccgggtctcccacgtgggtgcagggtcccaaggctttgggccatcctccactgctttcccaggccacaaatggagctggatgggaagtggagcatctgggactcgaatgggtgccaatatgggatgctggctacATTGCAGTCAGAGAAGTAGCCTGCAAAGCCACGGCGCCCAtccttttgtcttaaaaaaaaaaaggttccttcTTGCCCTGCAGTTAATTGTCAGCATTCCTTCTGACTACTCGGAGAATCACACTGCTCGTTTTGACAGCCTGGAGCCGCTTGCCTTTGGCATCCTGTACTTGCAGAAAGTGCCACCCCGTAAAACTGCCATGATGGGCCGCCACGAACCTGGTCCTTCCCTGAAGCCGAGGGCGCAGGGGGGCACGCACTGACCACACAGGGGCATGCGGGGGCAGAGACGCGATTTAAGCCCCCCAGCCTTGACGGTGGGGTGTCCGGGGCAGTCACCCCACGGAACGGCCGCTCAGCGGAGCCCTGACGGCAAGTCCCCGAGGCGGACAGGCCTCCCGCCCACACCGGGCGCCCGGCCCGACCCGGCAGGTGCGCTGGCCCAGGCCACCAGAGGATCCGTTACCTGCTCCGCCTCCgccagccacagccagagctgccgCCAGGTGCGGAACTTGTAGCGGTCACTAAACACGAAGCACATCTCCGGGCTGGCATAGCGGGAGGCGAGCGGCGAGCGGTAGCTGTCCGGCCCGCCACAGTCCCCGGCCCCGGCCATGCCGAACGCGCCACACGGAGGGTCAGCCCACAGGGTCAGCGCGGGCGGAAGCGGAAGTCGGAGGCCAAGGCCCGGAGGCGGGACTTCCCACGCCTAGGGGCGGGACTTCTTCCTTTGGGCcggtgggggaggggtgcagcCTGAGCTCTGCAGGGCGGCGACTGGCTGGGCTTCCTGGGGCCGGAGGTTGATGTATCTTCGTTTGTGGAGCTGTTCAGAAGTTACTTAGCCATTTTTCGCCTTTATTCTTTTCCACGTAGGGAGATAAAAAGAGCACATTGAAACCTGCCTTTAAGATGACTGCGTAGTATGGGAGCTTGTGTGTTTGCCGCCACTGTTGTCGCCTCACACCCACACCACAGCGCGATCCTGAGGAGAAAATGACCCTGCTCTTGCTCCTCCACACAAACGGACAGTAACTGCGTCCCAAGGGCGTTGCTCGGTGGGTCTCAGCCAGCGCTGGCGGATGAGGGCGCCGACGGCGACTTGCCGGGGGGCCCCCCAGCCCAGGGAGGGACTTGGGTCCTGGTCCTCGACTCTTCCCAAGCGGGCAGCTCCCTGGATCCGGAACACCGACCTGCTGCTCACCCAGCCTGGGAAATGTGCCTCCCCCCCAGCCTTGGCCAGCTGGGCTCTGACTTCACGTGATCGCCCTTATAGCCACCCTGGGTTTGCTGAGGTGTTACTCAATGAAAGGCCATAGGAAAAGCTCTTGGCACAGTGCACAAATATGCTCAATAAAGAACGTTGCGGTCACCATTTCACAGAGGCCTGCACTGTGGTGCTATGGGTTAGGCTGGcacctgcaaggctggcatcccagtgggctccagcttgagttccctgctaacatgccttggaaagcagcagcagagtacAGCTTCCTTGGGGGTTGCCTGTGACCCCCAAGCCTGTGTGCTGAGCTGAAAGCCTCACCCGGTAGCCTCGTTGTTCAGATGACACAGCAAAGTGTTACCCCCTTGTGACAGTAACTGCCTTCCCTCTTCACTCACAGCCTCCTCCCCCCTGGCCTTCTCAGAAAATGAATAACCACCTGGCCTTCTCAGAATCCTCACCAACGCAGAGCTCTTTCCTACTGATGGCAGAGGGTGGGATTGCTGCCTCAATCTCCCAtggccctggctcccagccccaccCGGCATGGCATGGAAGTCCAGTGTTTCCTGCAGTGGCTGGCCTTGTGGTGTAGGGGGTTAAGCTGTTGTGCCCGAtgttgagatccccagaaaatcatcaagtctgaagtcggtgctaacgCATAAAGGGCGGTATATTCAGGTTAATTAGGTCTCCCGGCCATCCCGCGCCCCCAGCAGGGCCGGGCAGAGGAGGGGCAactgcagccaaggctgcagcaggaacagcagggcagaaaaaagaaagcaaggttGAATAGcatagggttcttatacatttcaggctaatAATTATagagtcatgattggtcagtttaactgttaactttcaaaaagagcaaagttggcaggcttctattggtgggtttgaagcaagcaactttcaaaaggtacaaactgatgagctatagggcagtgggtcttacctaacaccagggacctccttcctgaggcgTGGTccgcctacgtgacctgccaggtggcCTGCCGGGGTGTCacatagactatcaggcctggagttcacacagcccccagccaagcaagtaaggcagaaatcacaaaagcagaaaacacctaggttcttgtAAGCCTGC contains:
- the ADSL gene encoding adenylosuccinate lyase produces the protein MAGAGDCGGPDSYRSPLASRYASPEMCFVFSDRYKFRTWRQLWLWLAEAEQALGLPISDEQIQEMKSNLDNIDFKMAAEEEKRLRHDVMAHVHTFGHCCPKAAGIIHLGATSCYVGDNTDLMILRHALDLLLPKLARVVSRLADFAKERADLPTLGFTHFQPAQLTTVGKRCCLWIQDLCMDLQNLSRVREDLRFRGVKGTTGTQASFLQLFEGDHQKVEQLDRMVTEKAGFKRAFIITGQTYTRKVDIEVLSVLASLGASVHKICTDIRLLANLKEMEEPFEKQQIGSSAMPYKRNPMRSERCCSLARHLMTLVMDPLQTASVQWFERTLDDSANRRICLAEAFLTADTLLNTLQNVSEGLVVYPKVIERRVRQELPFMATENIIMAMVKAGGNRQDCHERIRVLSQQAAAVVKQEGGDNDLMDRVRADAYFSPIHAQLDRLLDPSSFTGRAAQQVQRFLEEEVCPLLKPYQSVMQVKAELSL